The Mus musculus strain C57BL/6J chromosome 2, GRCm38.p6 C57BL/6J genome has a window encoding:
- the Chrm4 gene encoding muscarinic acetylcholine receptor M4 isoform X1, translating into MEPGDGPKATAHLSPVGFSMANFTPVNGSSANQSVRLVTTAHNHLETVEMVFIATVTGSLSLVTVVGNILVMLSIKVNRQLQTVNNYFLFSLACADLIIGAFSMNLYTLYIIKGYWPLGAVVCDLWLALDYVVSNASVMNLLIISFDRYFCVTKPLTYPARRTTKMAGLMIAAAWVLSFVLWAPAILFWQFVVGKRTVPDNQCFIQFLSNPAVTFGTAIAAFYLPVVIMTVLYIHISLASRSRVHKHRPEGPKEKKAKTLAFLKSPLMKPSIKKPPPGGASREELRNGKLEEAPPPALPPPPRPVADKDTSNESSSGSATQNTKERPPTELSTTEAATTPALPAPTLQPRTLNPASKWSKIQIVTKQTGSECVTAIEIVPATPAGMRPAANVARKFASIARNQVRKKRQMAARERKVTRTIFAILLAFILTWTPYNVMVLVNTFCQSCIPERVWSIGYWLCYVNSTINPACYALCNATFKKTFRHLLLCQYRNIGTAR; encoded by the coding sequence TGGTCACAACAGCCCACAACCACCTGGAGACAGTGGAGATGGTGTTCATTGCGACAGTGACTGGTTCCCTGAGCCTGGTGACTGTGGTGGGTAACATCCTGGTGATGCTGTCCATCAAGGTCAACAGGCAGTTGCAGACAGTCAACAACTACTTCCTGTTCAGCCTGGCGTGTGCAGATCTCATCATAGGGGCGTTCTCTATGAACCTTTACACCTTATACATCATCAAGGGCTACTGGCCCCTGGGTGCCGTGGTCTGTGACCTGTGGCTGGCCCTGGACTATGTGGTGAGCAATGCCTCTGTCATGAACCTTCTCATCATCAGCTTTGACCGCTATTTCTGCGTCACCAAGCCCCTCACCTATCCAGCCCGCCGCACTACTAAGATGGCAGGCCTCATGATTGCAGCCGCCTGGGTCTTGTCCTTTGTACTCTGGGCCCCTGCCATCTTGTTCTGGCAGTTTGTGGTGGGCAAGAGGACAGTGCCTGATAACCAGTGCTTCATCCAGTTCTTGTCCAACCCGGCGGTGACCTTCGGCACAGCCATTGCTGCCTTCTACCTGCCTGTGGTCATCATGACGGTGCTGTATATTCATATCTCGCTGGCCAGCCGCAGCCGTGTTCACAAGCATCGACCCGAGGGCCCCAAGGAGAAGAAGGCCAAGACTCTGGCTTTCCTCAAGAGCCCTCTGATGAAGCCGAGCATTAAGAAACCTCCACCAGGGGGCGCTTCTCGAGAGGAACTGCGCAACGGGAAGCTAGAAGAGGCTCCTCCGCCAGCCCTGCCCCCGCCTCCACGCCCAGTGGCTGACAAGGACACTTCCAATGAGTCCAGCTCAGGCAGTGCCACCCAGAACACCAAGGAACGGCCACCCACAGAGCTGTCCACCACAGAGGCCGCCACCACACCAGCGCTGCCCGCTCCTACCCTGCAGCCACGAACCCTCAACCCAGCCTCCAAGTGGTCCAAGATCCAAATTGTGACAAAGCAGACAGGCAGTGAATGTGTGACTGCCATCGAGATCGTACCTGCCACGCCAGCTGGTATGCGCCCAGCAGCCAATGTGGCCCGAAAGTTTGCCAGCATCGCTCGTAACCAGGTGCGCAAGAAGCGGCAGATGGCGGCCCGGGAGCGCAAAGTGACTCGGACAATCTTTGCCATTCTGCTGGCCTTCATCCTCACCTGGACACCCTACAATGTCATGGTCCTGGTGAACACCTTTTGCCAGAGCTGTATCCCCGAAAGGGTGTGGTCCATCGGCTACTGGCTCTGCTACGTCAACAGCACGATCAACCCTGCCTGCTATGCACTCTGCAATGCCACTTTCAAAAAGACCTTCCGGCACCTTTTGCTGTGCCAGTATCGGAACATCGGCACAGCCAGGTAG
- the Chrm4 gene encoding muscarinic acetylcholine receptor M4, whose product MANFTPVNGSSANQSVRLVTTAHNHLETVEMVFIATVTGSLSLVTVVGNILVMLSIKVNRQLQTVNNYFLFSLACADLIIGAFSMNLYTLYIIKGYWPLGAVVCDLWLALDYVVSNASVMNLLIISFDRYFCVTKPLTYPARRTTKMAGLMIAAAWVLSFVLWAPAILFWQFVVGKRTVPDNQCFIQFLSNPAVTFGTAIAAFYLPVVIMTVLYIHISLASRSRVHKHRPEGPKEKKAKTLAFLKSPLMKPSIKKPPPGGASREELRNGKLEEAPPPALPPPPRPVADKDTSNESSSGSATQNTKERPPTELSTTEAATTPALPAPTLQPRTLNPASKWSKIQIVTKQTGSECVTAIEIVPATPAGMRPAANVARKFASIARNQVRKKRQMAARERKVTRTIFAILLAFILTWTPYNVMVLVNTFCQSCIPERVWSIGYWLCYVNSTINPACYALCNATFKKTFRHLLLCQYRNIGTAR is encoded by the coding sequence TGGTCACAACAGCCCACAACCACCTGGAGACAGTGGAGATGGTGTTCATTGCGACAGTGACTGGTTCCCTGAGCCTGGTGACTGTGGTGGGTAACATCCTGGTGATGCTGTCCATCAAGGTCAACAGGCAGTTGCAGACAGTCAACAACTACTTCCTGTTCAGCCTGGCGTGTGCAGATCTCATCATAGGGGCGTTCTCTATGAACCTTTACACCTTATACATCATCAAGGGCTACTGGCCCCTGGGTGCCGTGGTCTGTGACCTGTGGCTGGCCCTGGACTATGTGGTGAGCAATGCCTCTGTCATGAACCTTCTCATCATCAGCTTTGACCGCTATTTCTGCGTCACCAAGCCCCTCACCTATCCAGCCCGCCGCACTACTAAGATGGCAGGCCTCATGATTGCAGCCGCCTGGGTCTTGTCCTTTGTACTCTGGGCCCCTGCCATCTTGTTCTGGCAGTTTGTGGTGGGCAAGAGGACAGTGCCTGATAACCAGTGCTTCATCCAGTTCTTGTCCAACCCGGCGGTGACCTTCGGCACAGCCATTGCTGCCTTCTACCTGCCTGTGGTCATCATGACGGTGCTGTATATTCATATCTCGCTGGCCAGCCGCAGCCGTGTTCACAAGCATCGACCCGAGGGCCCCAAGGAGAAGAAGGCCAAGACTCTGGCTTTCCTCAAGAGCCCTCTGATGAAGCCGAGCATTAAGAAACCTCCACCAGGGGGCGCTTCTCGAGAGGAACTGCGCAACGGGAAGCTAGAAGAGGCTCCTCCGCCAGCCCTGCCCCCGCCTCCACGCCCAGTGGCTGACAAGGACACTTCCAATGAGTCCAGCTCAGGCAGTGCCACCCAGAACACCAAGGAACGGCCACCCACAGAGCTGTCCACCACAGAGGCCGCCACCACACCAGCGCTGCCCGCTCCTACCCTGCAGCCACGAACCCTCAACCCAGCCTCCAAGTGGTCCAAGATCCAAATTGTGACAAAGCAGACAGGCAGTGAATGTGTGACTGCCATCGAGATCGTACCTGCCACGCCAGCTGGTATGCGCCCAGCAGCCAATGTGGCCCGAAAGTTTGCCAGCATCGCTCGTAACCAGGTGCGCAAGAAGCGGCAGATGGCGGCCCGGGAGCGCAAAGTGACTCGGACAATCTTTGCCATTCTGCTGGCCTTCATCCTCACCTGGACACCCTACAATGTCATGGTCCTGGTGAACACCTTTTGCCAGAGCTGTATCCCCGAAAGGGTGTGGTCCATCGGCTACTGGCTCTGCTACGTCAACAGCACGATCAACCCTGCCTGCTATGCACTCTGCAATGCCACTTTCAAAAAGACCTTCCGGCACCTTTTGCTGTGCCAGTATCGGAACATCGGCACAGCCAGGTAG
- the Mdk gene encoding midkine isoform b (isoform b is encoded by transcript variant 5): protein MGFREGTCGAQTQRVHCKVPCNWKKEFGADCKYKFESWGACDGSTGTKARQGTLKKARYNAQCQETIRVTKPCTSKTKSKTKAKKGKGKD, encoded by the exons ATGGGCTTCCGCGAGGGTACCTGTGGGGCCCAGACCCAGCGCGTCCATTGCAAGGTGCCCTGCAACTGGAAGAAGGAATTTGGAG CCGACTGCAAATACAAGTTTGAGAGCTGGGGGGCGTGTGATGGGAGCACTGGCACCAAAGCCCGCCAAGGGACCCTGAAGAAGGCGCGGTACAATGCCCAGTGCCAGGAGACCATCCGCGTGACTAAGCCCTGCACCTCCAAGACCAAGTCAAAGACCAAAG ccaagaaaggaaaaggaaaggactaA
- the Mdk gene encoding midkine isoform a precursor (isoform a precursor is encoded by transcript variant 1), which translates to MQHRGFFLLALLALLVVTSAVAKKKEKVKKGSECSEWTWGPCTPSSKDCGMGFREGTCGAQTQRVHCKVPCNWKKEFGADCKYKFESWGACDGSTGTKARQGTLKKARYNAQCQETIRVTKPCTSKTKSKTKAKKGKGKD; encoded by the exons ATGCAGCACCGAGGCTTCTTCCTTCTCGCCCTTCTTGCCCTCTTGGTGGTCACGTCCGCGGTGGCCAAAAAAAAAG AGAAGGTGAAGAAGGGCAGCGAGTGTTCGGAGTGGACCTGGGGGCCCTGCACCCCCAGCAGCAAGGACTGCGGCATGGGCTTCCGCGAGGGTACCTGTGGGGCCCAGACCCAGCGCGTCCATTGCAAGGTGCCCTGCAACTGGAAGAAGGAATTTGGAG CCGACTGCAAATACAAGTTTGAGAGCTGGGGGGCGTGTGATGGGAGCACTGGCACCAAAGCCCGCCAAGGGACCCTGAAGAAGGCGCGGTACAATGCCCAGTGCCAGGAGACCATCCGCGTGACTAAGCCCTGCACCTCCAAGACCAAGTCAAAGACCAAAG ccaagaaaggaaaaggaaaggactaA
- the Mdk gene encoding midkine isoform c precursor (isoform c precursor is encoded by transcript variant 6): protein MQHRGFFLLALLALLVVTSAVAKKKEKVKKGSECSEWTWGPCTPSSKDCGMGFREGTCGAQTQRVHCKVPCNWKKEFGAKKGKGKD from the exons ATGCAGCACCGAGGCTTCTTCCTTCTCGCCCTTCTTGCCCTCTTGGTGGTCACGTCCGCGGTGGCCAAAAAAAAAG AGAAGGTGAAGAAGGGCAGCGAGTGTTCGGAGTGGACCTGGGGGCCCTGCACCCCCAGCAGCAAGGACTGCGGCATGGGCTTCCGCGAGGGTACCTGTGGGGCCCAGACCCAGCGCGTCCATTGCAAGGTGCCCTGCAACTGGAAGAAGGAATTTGGAG ccaagaaaggaaaaggaaaggactaA